The following is a genomic window from Terriglobia bacterium.
CTAGCCAAACTGCGCTACGCCCCGTACTGAAGACAAAGGACTTTAGCTGCTGGTCCTCCATCCGAATCCTCATTCTCTCAGTTTTTCTGTCATTCTGAAAGGCTGACATTTCCTGGCACAGGGACACGTCAAAATCCCGCAAGTTTCTGATTCTTCGAAAGAGGTTTTTAGCCGCAGATGACGCAGATGACGCGGATGGGGCGCATCATAAATCCCTGTTCGCACTCCATCCGCGTCATCTGCGGCTAAACTACTTTCACGGGGCCGTGTTTCCAGACAAACAACCCTACGGGGTTGGAAAGCGATTTGCTTCACCACAGCCGTGGGAAATCTAATCTCTCTAAAGGATGCGATTGGCGAATTCGTTCACGACGGTGACTCGGTCGCCTTGGAAGGGTTCAGTCATCTCATTCCATTTGCAGCCGGCCACGAGATCATCCGCCGGCAGCGCCGCGATCTGACGCTGATCCGGCTGGTTCCGGATCTTCTCTTTGATCAGATGATCGGGATGGGCTGTGCCCGGAAGCTCGTCTTCTCCTGGGCAGGGAATCCCGGCGTCGGGCTGTTGCACCGCTTCAGGGAAGCGGTTGAAAAGGGATGGCCGCGCCCGCTCGAGCTCGAAGAACATACGCACGGCAGCATGGCTGTTGCTTACACAGCCGGCGCTGCCAGGTTGCCGTTCGGCACGATACGGGGATATCCCGATACCGATCTGCTGAAACACTCGCCCGATTTGAGTTCCATCGAATGCCCATTTACCGGCGAAAAGCTCACCGCGATCCGGGCGATCAATCCCGATGTGACGATCATTCATGCGCAACGAGCGGACAAAGACGGGAACGTTCAACTCTGGGGCATCCTCGGCGTCCAAAAGGAAGCCGTCTATGCGGCCAGCCGTGTGATTGTCACCGTTGAAGAGATATGTGAGAAGTTCGACCCCGTTTCCGGTGGAATCGTCATTCCATCCTGGATGCTTTCCGCGGTCGCTGTGGCGCCGGGTGGGGCGCGTCCTTCTTATGCGCACGGATATTACCGGCGCAACGACGCCTTCTACCAGGAATGGGACGCGATATCGCGTGATCGCGCGCGTTTTCTGGAATGGATCGATCGCAATGTCATGGAGTGTGTGCCGGCATGAGTGAAGAGCTCAGTTATACCTCGGAAGAAATGATGACGATCGCGGCCGCCCGCCGGTTCCGGAATCGAGCGGCGTGTTTCGTCGGTGTGGGCCTGCCCAGCACGGCGGCGTGCCTCGCGCACGAATTGTTTACGCCGGATGCGATCCTGGTGTATGAATCGGGCGCGATCGGATCGAGGCCCCGGCTCTCGCCGTTGTCCGTCGCCGATCCCGAGCTCGCCGATACAGCGGTGGTGATTGCGAGCGTGCCGGAGATATTCAGCTACTGGCTGCAGGGCGGACGTATCGACATCGGTTTTCTTGGCGCCGCGCAGATCGACCGGTTCGGGAACATCAATTCGACCGTTATCGGAAATTACGAATCGCCGAAGGTTCGCATGCCCGGCGCCGGAGGCGCGCCGCACATCGCGGCTCATGCAAAAGAAATCGTCGTGATCGTGCGGCAAAGCCCGAAGGCATTCGTGCCGCAGCTGGATTTCCTAACGACGGCCCGCTGCAAAGGGCCGATTACGGTTATTACGGATCTGGGAATTCTTGAAACCCATCCTGTCTCCGGCCAGCTCATCCTGACGTCCAGGCACCGCGGTGTGAGCGTGGAGCAGATCCGCCAGGCTACGGGTTGGCCTCTGGCTCTTGCGGAATTGCTTGAGGAGACTCCCGAGCCTGCGGCCGCTGAAGTTCTCGCACTGCGGGATTTGAATGAGCGAACCCGGCGGGCGCACGAAGCGAAACTACAGCCGGCGTAATTCCGGGAATGGAGCGCTGCGGCCGCCGATCATGATGGGGGCGCAGCCGCGAAACTGAATGTACGACAGCCGGCCAATGCGTTTCAACAGGTGCCGCGAGGCCTGGAGACTCGGCGGGTTGTCGCCGTGAATGTAAGCGAGGACCTTCTTGTAGCCGGTTTCACGCAGGTAATTGTAGGTGTAATAACGGGTATAGGCGTCGATTCCGCGGCGGCGGAATTCCGGCAGCGTGTTCAAGTCGTAGATATAGACTTCGCCCGGCTTCAAGATGATGTAGCGCTCGAGTTCCGGCACGAGCGCCGCCGCCGAATTGACCCAGCGGTAATTCGCCAGCTTCCCGGTTTGCTCCTCGATTCCCATGAAACAGCGATGCCCGTCGTTGAAGCGCTTCAGGAAGAGGGCCTGATCTTCGAACAGCCGGACATCTTCGATTGTCGCCTCGCGCGGAACGATGCCGGGCACCGGGCGCTGTTCCGGGAGCGGCTGCGTGAGATCGGCTTCGGTGAATATCAATGTTCCGATTTTGAAGGCGGGCCGCACGAGCCTCCGGAGGCCACGGGTGATCACGATTTTTGGGCCGCCGGCGGCGAAAGCCCGCTGGATATCTGCAGTCAGCGCCATGCTGCTGTTCGAGCAAGCGGAGTGCCGTCAGGAGACATTATGGAGACATCGTGTTCACAAAGTCGATCCGGGCGGCATTCCCCTCATTTTCAAGGAGGGGTGGCTGCGCCAACAAGAAGAAGGTTCCGTTCCTTAGCGGCGCAGACGGGGTGGTTAGTAACTTCAACGAATAAGGTGCGCTACGAGGTTCTTGGATAACCGCCCCGTCCTCGCGTCTAACGGTTTGATCGCTCGGACACCCCGCCTTGGAAAGGCGGGGAATGTCCAGGAGGGGAATGTGTTGTTCGACATGGAACACAGGTTGCATAGAGTGATCCGACATATGACAGATGCGCGCGCTGCCGAGCAGCAGTTTTATTCACGATACAGCTGGTGTTTGAATCCTGTTTTATCCGTCGACGACCTGTTGCATCGATTCCGCGAAGAAATCGATGCTTTTGAATCCCTGTCGGGATGGCAACAGGAAGAATCCAGAGCCAACCTTTATCTCTTTGCCTGTGCCGTCGCGTGTACTGCGGACGACTACTTCGCGTTGCGATGGCTGGACCTGAACCCAGTGGCGAAGCGCCTTGGAAAGCTGAAGCCGGCCATTTCGGCGGTTCAATCGATCGGCGATACCGTTCACTCGCTGTTCAAAGTTCAGGACCGCGCGGCGTGGCGTTGGCGGCGGCGCTGGGATGAGTGCGTGGCCGCGGTCTGTCAGCTCGTTATTTCCGA
Proteins encoded in this region:
- a CDS encoding CoA-transferase, translated to MSEELSYTSEEMMTIAAARRFRNRAACFVGVGLPSTAACLAHELFTPDAILVYESGAIGSRPRLSPLSVADPELADTAVVIASVPEIFSYWLQGGRIDIGFLGAAQIDRFGNINSTVIGNYESPKVRMPGAGGAPHIAAHAKEIVVIVRQSPKAFVPQLDFLTTARCKGPITVITDLGILETHPVSGQLILTSRHRGVSVEQIRQATGWPLALAELLEETPEPAAAEVLALRDLNERTRRAHEAKLQPA
- a CDS encoding CoA-transferase, with the protein product MGNLISLKDAIGEFVHDGDSVALEGFSHLIPFAAGHEIIRRQRRDLTLIRLVPDLLFDQMIGMGCARKLVFSWAGNPGVGLLHRFREAVEKGWPRPLELEEHTHGSMAVAYTAGAARLPFGTIRGYPDTDLLKHSPDLSSIECPFTGEKLTAIRAINPDVTIIHAQRADKDGNVQLWGILGVQKEAVYAASRVIVTVEEICEKFDPVSGGIVIPSWMLSAVAVAPGGARPSYAHGYYRRNDAFYQEWDAISRDRARFLEWIDRNVMECVPA